The proteins below are encoded in one region of Aeromonas veronii:
- a CDS encoding DUF523 domain-containing protein codes for MSEAGVQKVQKVLVSACLLGQPVRYDGQSKGILSDWLTALGAEGRVLSFCPEVAGGLPTPRPPAERQGERVVTASGLDVTAEFDAGAELALRLCQAQGIRFALLKEGSPSCGSGRIYNGRFEGISVTGEGKTTALLRRHGIRVFSEDQLPELASALLSDAASMTGTGSA; via the coding sequence ATGAGTGAAGCCGGAGTGCAGAAAGTGCAGAAAGTGCTGGTGAGTGCCTGCCTGCTGGGGCAGCCGGTGCGTTACGACGGCCAGAGCAAGGGGATCCTCAGCGACTGGTTGACGGCCCTGGGGGCCGAGGGGCGAGTGCTGTCGTTTTGCCCCGAGGTGGCGGGCGGCCTGCCGACCCCGCGTCCTCCTGCCGAGCGGCAGGGAGAGCGGGTGGTGACCGCGAGCGGGCTGGATGTGACGGCCGAGTTCGATGCAGGCGCCGAGCTCGCGCTGCGGCTCTGCCAGGCCCAGGGCATTCGCTTCGCCCTGCTCAAAGAGGGGAGCCCCTCCTGCGGCAGTGGCCGCATCTACAACGGCCGCTTCGAGGGCATTTCCGTGACGGGGGAGGGCAAGACCACGGCCCTGCTGCGCCGCCACGGGATCCGGGTTTTCAGTGAGGATCAACTGCCCGAGTTGGCCTCTGCGCTCTTGTCTGACGCCGCCTCGATGACGGGAACCGGTTCGGCCTGA
- a CDS encoding NUDIX hydrolase, whose translation MPRMSLDMVVLRLNDERLELLLETRDRPPFAQCWQLPALRIDETRDRDLDAALHRLLTEWGLGLCYSEQVCTLGNLERDPRGWSTTLVYLCLVEPEVEVVRGRWHPLSALPGLGLAFDHVQLIAKGVERLRIKSRYSTLPLQLLGSEFTLSEVQRAFEIILQTPMNTAAFRKRIHRADVLVDTGRKRTGKQRPAILYRLENPCCVMFDQVMHGAEA comes from the coding sequence ATGCCGAGAATGAGTCTTGATATGGTGGTGCTGCGGCTGAACGATGAGCGGTTGGAACTGCTCCTCGAGACCCGCGATCGCCCCCCCTTTGCCCAATGCTGGCAACTGCCGGCCTTGCGCATCGACGAGACCCGTGACCGGGATCTGGATGCCGCTCTCCACCGTCTGCTGACGGAGTGGGGGCTGGGGCTCTGCTACAGCGAGCAGGTCTGCACCCTCGGCAATCTGGAGCGGGATCCCCGTGGCTGGTCCACCACCCTGGTTTATCTGTGCCTGGTGGAGCCCGAGGTGGAAGTGGTGCGTGGTCGCTGGCACCCGCTCTCTGCCCTGCCGGGGCTGGGTCTCGCCTTCGACCATGTCCAGCTCATCGCCAAGGGGGTGGAGCGACTGCGGATCAAGAGCCGCTACAGCACCCTGCCGCTGCAACTGCTGGGGAGCGAGTTCACCCTCTCCGAGGTGCAGCGTGCCTTCGAAATCATCCTGCAGACGCCCATGAACACGGCGGCCTTTCGCAAGCGGATCCACCGGGCCGACGTGCTGGTGGATACCGGCCGCAAGCGCACCGGCAAGCAACGCCCCGCCATCCTCTACCGGCTGGAGAATCCTTGCTGCGTGATGTTCGATCAGGTGATGCACGGAGCGGAAGCATGA
- a CDS encoding nicotinamidase: MGIVASLDIDAQKGFTPLCPNELPVAGGDEIVAALNAQAALASLRVGSKDAHPRNAAWVVTDPASMLLPLDLPNADLTWPAHCVPGTPGFELLEGLPAPIDYDFFVWKGVEPDLHPYGACFHDLAERRSTGLIEFLQARGVDTLLVGGLATDYCVKTSVLQLRRAGFRVIVHLDACRGIAPETIAQARTQMTEAGAELAQTLTDVQQLLDA; encoded by the coding sequence ATGGGAATCGTCGCCAGCCTGGATATTGATGCGCAGAAGGGCTTCACCCCCCTCTGCCCGAACGAACTGCCCGTCGCGGGCGGGGATGAGATCGTGGCTGCGCTCAACGCCCAGGCGGCCCTCGCCAGCCTGAGAGTCGGCAGCAAGGATGCCCATCCCCGCAATGCGGCCTGGGTCGTGACCGACCCCGCCAGCATGTTGCTGCCCCTGGATCTGCCCAACGCCGATCTCACCTGGCCGGCCCACTGCGTGCCGGGCACCCCGGGCTTCGAACTGCTGGAGGGCCTGCCCGCCCCCATCGACTACGACTTCTTCGTCTGGAAGGGGGTCGAGCCGGATCTGCATCCCTACGGTGCCTGCTTCCACGATCTGGCGGAGCGTCGCAGCACCGGGCTCATCGAATTCCTGCAGGCGCGCGGCGTCGATACCCTGCTGGTGGGCGGTCTGGCCACCGATTACTGCGTCAAGACCAGCGTGTTGCAACTGCGCCGGGCCGGTTTCAGGGTCATCGTTCACCTCGATGCCTGTCGCGGCATCGCCCCCGAGACGATAGCCCAGGCCCGCACCCAGATGACTGAGGCTGGCGCCGAACTGGCCCAGACCCTGACCGATGTACAACAGCTGCTGGATGCCTGA
- the pncB gene encoding nicotinate phosphoribosyltransferase, with the protein MPPILNSLLDTDAYKLHMQQAVFHRYPDAEVVAEFHSRNEEDLLPMMGEIEEQLHLAGSLRLTRPELNFLAERPFFTADYLDHLRRKPLDASLLRVFEQDGRINVRVEGSWQDVILWEIPVLAIISEMRNRFRYPQFGVSQALTRLDQKIDKLERDLSPEEMQEFNLIDFGTRRRFSHAVQDAVVGRLKERLPAFRGTSNYQLAQKYNLPAVGTQAHEWFQAHQQLGFPLEHSQRAALTSWLDEFTNHLGIALTDCITMDAFLRDFDFELASRYQGLRHDSGDPVVWGEKAISHYQRLGIDPTEKTLVFSDGLNLDKAVELLRHFRGRINTSFGIGTKLTCDLPGVSPMNIVFKLMECNGGPVAKISDSPGKTLCRDADFIRNLKQAFHIGV; encoded by the coding sequence ATGCCTCCCATCCTCAACAGTCTGCTCGACACCGATGCCTACAAGCTGCACATGCAGCAGGCGGTGTTCCATCGTTATCCCGATGCCGAGGTGGTGGCCGAATTCCACAGCCGCAACGAAGAAGACTTGCTCCCCATGATGGGGGAGATCGAAGAGCAACTGCACCTGGCCGGCTCATTGCGACTGACCAGGCCGGAACTCAACTTCCTCGCCGAGCGCCCCTTCTTCACCGCCGATTACCTGGATCACCTGCGCCGCAAGCCGCTGGATGCATCATTATTGCGGGTGTTCGAGCAAGATGGCCGCATCAACGTTCGCGTAGAAGGCTCCTGGCAGGACGTTATCCTGTGGGAGATCCCCGTCCTCGCCATCATCAGCGAGATGCGCAACCGCTTCCGCTATCCCCAGTTCGGGGTGAGCCAGGCCCTCACCCGGCTGGATCAGAAGATCGACAAGCTGGAGCGGGACCTGAGCCCCGAGGAGATGCAGGAGTTCAACCTCATCGACTTTGGCACCCGTCGCCGCTTCTCCCACGCCGTGCAGGATGCCGTGGTGGGCCGCCTCAAGGAGCGCCTGCCGGCGTTTCGCGGCACCAGCAACTACCAGCTGGCCCAGAAGTACAACCTGCCCGCGGTGGGCACCCAGGCCCACGAGTGGTTCCAGGCCCATCAGCAGCTCGGTTTCCCGCTGGAGCACAGCCAGCGCGCCGCCCTCACCAGCTGGCTCGACGAATTCACCAACCACCTCGGCATCGCCCTGACCGACTGCATCACCATGGATGCCTTCCTGCGGGACTTCGACTTCGAGCTGGCCAGCCGCTATCAGGGGCTGCGCCACGACTCCGGCGACCCCGTGGTGTGGGGGGAAAAGGCCATCAGCCACTACCAGCGCCTCGGCATCGATCCCACCGAGAAGACGCTGGTGTTCTCCGACGGCCTCAATCTGGACAAAGCCGTGGAGCTGCTGCGCCACTTCCGCGGCCGCATCAACACCAGCTTCGGCATCGGCACCAAGCTCACCTGCGATCTGCCCGGCGTCAGCCCCATGAACATCGTGTTCAAGCTGATGGAGTGCAACGGCGGCCCGGTCGCCAAGATCTCCGACAGCCCGGGCAAGACCCTGTGCCGGGATGCGGACTTCATCCGCAACCTCAAGCAGGCCTTCCACATCGGGGTCTGA
- a CDS encoding putative selenate ABC transporter substrate-binding protein — MRRHWIVALTTLFASLLGSQAALAAEPLRVSAIPDEAPTELQRKFAPLGEYLAEKTGREVVFVPVNDYAAVVEALAAGKLDMAWLGGFTYVQAHRRADKVVPLVQRQEDAQFTSKFIANAGSGIQTLADTKGHDFAFGSPSSTSGHLMPRHFLAEQGINPDRDFTHVAYSGAHDATVAWVASGKVPAGVLNASVWEKLVEEGKVDTSKVKVIWTTPTYFDYNWTVRGDLDPALQAQLKQAFLSLDPAIPAQAEILKLQRASRFIETKPENYQGIEAAATQAGLLK; from the coding sequence ATGCGCCGTCACTGGATTGTTGCCCTCACCACCCTGTTTGCCAGCCTGCTGGGCAGTCAGGCGGCCCTGGCCGCCGAGCCGCTTCGCGTCTCCGCCATTCCCGATGAGGCCCCCACCGAATTGCAGCGCAAATTCGCCCCTCTCGGGGAGTACCTGGCCGAGAAGACTGGCCGCGAGGTCGTGTTCGTGCCGGTCAATGACTACGCCGCCGTGGTCGAGGCACTGGCCGCCGGCAAGCTGGACATGGCCTGGCTGGGGGGCTTCACCTATGTGCAGGCACACCGCCGGGCCGACAAGGTGGTTCCCCTGGTGCAGCGTCAGGAGGATGCCCAGTTCACCTCCAAGTTCATCGCCAATGCAGGCAGCGGCATCCAGACCCTGGCCGACACCAAGGGTCATGACTTCGCCTTCGGCTCCCCCTCCTCCACCTCGGGTCACCTGATGCCGCGCCACTTCCTGGCCGAACAGGGCATCAATCCGGACCGTGACTTCACCCATGTCGCCTACTCCGGTGCCCACGACGCCACCGTCGCCTGGGTCGCCTCCGGAAAGGTGCCGGCCGGTGTGCTCAACGCCTCGGTCTGGGAGAAACTGGTCGAAGAGGGCAAGGTCGATACCAGCAAGGTCAAGGTGATCTGGACCACGCCGACCTACTTTGACTACAACTGGACGGTGCGCGGCGATCTGGATCCGGCGCTGCAGGCTCAGCTCAAGCAAGCCTTCCTCAGCCTGGACCCGGCCATCCCGGCCCAGGCCGAGATCCTCAAGCTGCAGCGGGCCAGCCGTTTCATCGAGACCAAACCCGAGAACTATCAGGGCATCGAAGCGGCTGCCACCCAGGCCGGTCTGCTGAAGTGA
- a CDS encoding phosphonate ABC transporter ATP-binding protein gives MTAVTLAGAGLTLGQSRILHPLDLHVEAGETVAIIGPSGAGKTSLLRLIGTELRAQGRLTLWGQDPWALSTGARQRLRSRIGMVWQQPPLPAAQSVMTAVLAGRLGQWSLGRALCSLLRPCDPAGVLAELQRLGLADKGQQRCGELSGGQLQRVGIARVLYQQPDLILADEPVSALDPVLARSSLEALLHQAGARGSTLIANLHAVELALGLFPRIIGLRQGRIQFDCPASEVNQTMLTALYAGDDEASACLR, from the coding sequence GTGACCGCCGTGACGCTGGCCGGCGCCGGACTGACGCTCGGCCAGAGCCGCATCCTGCACCCGCTGGATCTGCATGTCGAGGCGGGAGAGACGGTCGCCATCATAGGGCCGAGCGGGGCCGGCAAGACCAGCCTGCTGCGACTCATCGGCACCGAACTGCGGGCCCAGGGAAGGTTGACGCTGTGGGGCCAGGATCCCTGGGCCCTCTCCACCGGTGCCCGCCAGCGCTTGCGCAGCCGGATCGGCATGGTCTGGCAACAGCCGCCACTCCCCGCCGCCCAATCCGTCATGACGGCGGTGCTGGCGGGCCGGCTCGGCCAGTGGTCCCTCGGCCGGGCGCTCTGCTCGCTGCTGCGTCCCTGTGATCCCGCCGGAGTCCTGGCCGAACTCCAGCGCCTGGGTCTGGCCGACAAGGGGCAACAACGTTGCGGCGAACTCTCCGGCGGCCAGTTGCAACGGGTCGGCATCGCCCGGGTGCTCTATCAGCAGCCGGACTTGATCCTGGCGGACGAACCCGTGTCTGCCCTCGATCCCGTGCTCGCCAGGAGCAGTCTGGAGGCCCTGCTGCACCAAGCCGGTGCCCGGGGCAGCACCCTGATTGCAAACCTGCATGCAGTCGAGCTGGCCCTCGGCCTGTTCCCCCGCATCATCGGCCTGCGCCAGGGCCGCATCCAGTTCGACTGCCCCGCCAGCGAGGTCAACCAGACCATGCTGACCGCCCTCTACGCCGGTGACGACGAGGCGAGTGCATGCCTGCGCTGA